cgttcgagcacgtcgacttcaacgctcatgccgaggctccagaggatcacctcaacgtcaacctccgcgccgcgtggagcaaagccaacgactactacaacaagctcgacgactcgcccgcttactacgccgctgtttgcctacacccgtactacaagaactactgcgatgtggcgtgggcagacaaagctgattggcttactagtgccaacgcgtcgttccaacagctttgggcggcatacaaacctcaacgagcacgccagcggtatacaactgcgccgagtagcaacaacatagacgaggcaattattgctatacttagccgcaacaatgaccgagaggctccacttgacgagtttgagcgctggaaaacacaagagccgcagtggacgcaggagcagtacaacgcagatggaaatcctgtccaatactggatacaactactgccgaaatacccgcatttagcgcagtttgcaatcgatatcatgactatcccagcatcaagcagcgactgtgagcgcctcttcagtgagcttggcgaccttcttgaacctaaacgacgtgctctgggcagtgagctactcgcagctcttcaattagtaaggtcatgggtgcgagctggttataaaccgtacaactgtagcgaggctaagctttcagatgagcagcttgtaggagattacaacatactagagtggaacactgagttttggtaatttgtatgtagcttaatctctttgtagtagtcaagtaatccaagtacttgcaagtaatacaagcaagtcaagcaagtaaaaaaatcaccccaagcaagtcaagtaaagcctatgtttgaaccaagcaagtcaagtttagagcggtgacttgctttacttgcttgttggaaagtctgATGGCGACGACGGTTATGTAGTTGCCATCGACGACGGATGGGATGTCCTTGGGTAGGGAATGGGCGTCTTTGTGACGCTGTAAGCGCAGCATGAATGTTGTGGCTGTTGCTTCGCTAGGGCTTTCGATGGCCTCTTGGATGAGAGCATATTGGGCTTTTAGGCTTGGGTTGGTCTCTGCTGCCACCCATTGCTGAACTTTTTGGATCAGCTCCTGCGTCTCCGTCGGGGTTTCTAGCATCTGGAGTGGTGTAAAGGCAAAACTGTATGCTACTCCTTCCGAAAATCGACCAGTACGGCTCCTTTCGTACTCCAATGATGCTGCCTGTCGTACTTCGGGGTTTCACAGTACGTCGTCACGAGTAGCGATGTCGTCTCTGGTTTCGAATGATAAGCCGCAGTTCAGATGATCCTGTAAGTTCTCGCCGACTCCCGGAAGTTCATACAGGATCGGGATATTCGCTGCTGCGAGGACTTCTTTGGATCCGATACCTGATCGTTCCAAAATAGCGGGGGATTCGAATGCGCCTGCGCAGAGAATTATCTCTCGGCCGCTGATCAGATGATCTTCCCCGTTGTATGTGTAGTGAATGCCATTAGCATTTAGTTTTCCATCAGCGGTCAACAATTCATCGAATGCTATCTTATCGACGTTTACACCAGTCCTCAACGTCACATTGCCACGATTCAAGGCGGAATCTAGGAATGCTGTGCCTGCATGACTTCGCTCGCCTTTTGAAGCGTCGATTGCATTGGTGACATTGACTGCTCCGGCATAGCTTTCGACAAACCCTGTAGGATTCGTCGAATGACCAAGCTCTTCAAAAGCTTCAACCCATCGAGATTGAATAAGGCCCATGGTACGTGGGAATGATGTGTGCAATCGATCAAGGGACCCAACATCGTTGTCCGCTGTAGGCCCGGATTGTTCTGCCTGCCATCGTTTGTAGCAATTTCTCATGCCCTGTGAGGCCCACTCTTTTCTCCCTGAACCTGACAGAAGCTCCTCCGCTATACGATCATGCCACTCGTAATTAGGAAACACCACACTGTGGCTATTAATTGCACTGCTACCACCCACCAGCTTCCCCCTTGGATGCTTCACACTCTGGTTGTTCAAGCCCGGCTCAGGCGCAGAAGAATAATCCCAATCGTAAGTGGGATTCGACAGCAGTGCCGTCGCTAGACCAGGAGTTTGAACTTTGGGATCAGCGCGAATATGTTCTCCAGCTTCCAGAACAAAAATCTGGTGATCGGGCTGCTGCTGCGAGAGACGTGACGCGACCAAGCATGAGGCTGATCCGGCCCCGACCAGGATGAAGTCGTAGATCTCGCTGATATCGCAAGGGGTTTGGCCGGCATTCTTAGGGTAAAGATGGTGTAGGTACAGTAGGGTGACAAAAAGAAAACAACATTAAAAAAGCTACCTTTTTTAAAGCTATATATCTAGACAACTAGACTAGCTAGAACTTTAGCTTTTAGTGTTCTGGAAAGCGAAGATCTTTTTCTTTAGGCTAGCTTATTTAAAAGGCTGATTAGTAAGCTTAGATTCGTGTAACTTTGGCAGTACTTAAGTATACTAAAAAGCTCTGCTCTTTTCTAGCTACAACTTTTTATTTAGAGTATCTTTTTGGCTAGAAATTTCATATGTTATTACATACATATCAATGAATAGTATACTGTAGTTTAGAGCTATTCTATCAGCTATTGCAATAGTTAGATAAGAAAGTTAATTTTTAAGCTTTTAGTATATTAAACTAGCTAGATCTAGTAACTAGTACTTAGTATACCAACCTTTAGCTTGTTTTACCGCAGTATAACGTCtagtgtcggcatacacacggtgtgtcgcctaataaggcccaatgtaccgcctcgatcctacttcggcccaactcggacccaacgctatgtataccttcgtagcccccacattcgtagaatcatcatacaccagaataccaatacacaagattaccttagctactgttattcaccgtacgatcgtacaaggccttccaacactgatcagtgattgcacggcagtcacagacagttaggttaagaagagatagattctttaccccgcgcgttccctagattgcctatatcagcaaggcggagttatctatgctaagctcactgttagctatatcaggcgtcgttcgtggctagcgaccgaccgttacagccgtatcagaagcgttccaagacgccgtctatacacgcgccaaccgaccggttgagatttgacccgtgtacaacccacgaccaccgacgcatctctagcgaacgcagctagcgcaacaagcatcaacaagaacacaatggcaggagagagaacatcattagaaagagcaccggtagccaggacaccggcagtaggaatggcgagcagtagtagaagagtggtacccacactagaggcgctactagggaccacaaacataaaaccaagagaatggcatcacatcgatccagagatgtgggaggacaacgttgaagctccagacgatgaggtagggattactacagcaacaacgtacattgcgcgtgcgattgcggactatacagatcgaccaacagcagatgaagaactcttttgggagttccgtcaggactttgaaggatggacagaggcaatgttcctacgtgcccagccaatatacacaaaggaactaaagcggatcctccgctttaagggagtgtatactggccgtattaatatggcacctagtgagtctctagctaggttattacgcatggaggagtacctagaatggcctcaggacgtattccagtcggctgtgtttgacacacgatcagctgcgcacatgttgcaagagcgggcactacggcaacaacgcagtgaaggatcagtacagtccacagataggagattatcaagccaggcccagagccgaacccaaacgcctgtaaggacaagaggccgagacgtagacagtcggcaaacccgcgatcaagaccagacccacgcccgtgtgcaaggacgacaggagaccgttgaggaagaacaacagattcaggaccagctggcaaaaacgattgagaaagcccaaaaccaaccaatccgaag
This sequence is a window from Pyrenophora tritici-repentis strain M4 chromosome 4, whole genome shotgun sequence. Protein-coding genes within it:
- a CDS encoding BetA, Choline dehydrogenase and related flavoprotein; translation: MGLIQSRWVEAFEELGHSTNPTGFVESYAGAVNVTNAIDASKGERSHAGTAFLDSALNRGNVTLRTGVNVDKIAFDELLTADGKLNANGIHYTYNGEDHLISGREIILCAGAFESPAILERSGIGSKEVLAAANIPILYELPGVGENLQDHLNCGLSFETRDDIATRDDMLETPTETQELIQKVQQWVAAETNPSLKAQYALIQEAIESPSEATATTFMLRLQRHKDAHSLPKDIPSVVDGNYITVVAIRLSNKQVKQVTALNLTCLVQT